The following proteins are co-located in the Planococcus plakortidis genome:
- a CDS encoding sigma 54-interacting transcriptional regulator translates to MNEQQIDLAPFYKFAGDHVAVGIHAIDSKGKTILYNRKMKEIEGFDFQELTDRSLLEMFRFDQTQSTLLQALTGGTPILNVKQTYWNRKGQEITTINDSYPVFENGELIGAIELARDVTTLERVIYQPLKKYEEPITFSSLTAVSASMKNVITRAEKAATAKLPVLLVGESGTGKELLAEAIHSAHTSELPMHILYCHGTDSRLIDELDREIERMKHGTIYCERIDLLPRALQMQLLEVVERHASGDCYFVASVGDDPVELISSHTLVKDLYYFFSAMTIKVEPLRRRKEDILPFVEDYFSRHRMKVGSVIRSLSDEVEKLFLNYEWPGNLKELELLLDEITSLVTTQEVVTAAMLPHHFKLKTQSGSLQPEDFLISSDKDLLPLEEYLQEAEMYYLEKAMDLYGGNVTKAAHALGMSRQNLQYRLRKIKKNAQST, encoded by the coding sequence ATGAACGAACAGCAAATAGACTTGGCCCCTTTCTATAAATTCGCTGGAGACCATGTGGCTGTAGGGATACACGCCATCGACAGCAAAGGGAAAACCATTTTATACAACCGCAAAATGAAGGAAATCGAAGGATTCGACTTCCAGGAATTGACGGACCGGTCGTTATTGGAGATGTTCCGGTTTGACCAAACGCAAAGCACATTGCTGCAGGCGCTGACCGGTGGCACCCCGATATTGAATGTCAAGCAAACGTATTGGAACCGTAAAGGGCAAGAAATCACGACCATCAATGATAGTTATCCGGTCTTTGAAAATGGCGAGTTGATCGGGGCAATTGAACTCGCCCGGGATGTGACGACATTGGAGCGCGTCATCTACCAACCCTTGAAGAAATACGAGGAGCCGATTACGTTCTCCAGCTTGACCGCTGTGTCGGCGAGCATGAAAAATGTCATCACCCGAGCAGAGAAAGCCGCCACTGCGAAACTGCCGGTACTGTTGGTCGGCGAATCCGGTACCGGCAAAGAATTACTCGCGGAGGCTATCCATTCGGCACACACTTCGGAGCTGCCGATGCATATCCTGTATTGCCACGGCACCGATAGCCGCCTAATTGACGAGTTGGACAGGGAAATCGAGCGCATGAAGCATGGCACAATTTATTGCGAACGCATCGATTTGCTGCCGCGTGCCTTGCAGATGCAATTGCTTGAAGTGGTCGAACGCCATGCATCCGGCGATTGCTATTTTGTCGCGAGTGTCGGCGATGATCCAGTAGAGCTGATCTCATCCCATACTCTGGTGAAAGACCTGTATTATTTCTTCTCTGCAATGACCATCAAAGTCGAGCCGCTGCGCCGCAGGAAAGAGGACATCCTGCCGTTTGTCGAGGATTACTTCTCCCGGCACCGGATGAAAGTCGGGTCGGTCATCCGCTCCCTGTCAGACGAAGTGGAAAAATTATTCCTTAACTATGAGTGGCCAGGGAACTTGAAAGAACTCGAATTGCTGCTGGATGAAATCACTTCACTCGTCACGACGCAGGAAGTCGTGACGGCCGCGATGCTCCCTCACCATTTCAAGCTGAAAACCCAAAGCGGCTCGCTGCAACCTGAAGATTTCCTGATCAGTTCCGATAAGGATCTGCTCCCGCTCGAGGAGTACTTGCAAGAAGCGGAAATGTATTATCTGGAGAAAGCGATGGACCTTTATGGGGGCAATGTGACAAAAGCGGCGCATGCACTCGGCATGAGCCGCCAGAACCTTCAATACCGCCTGCGGAAAATCAAAAAAAACGCACAATCGACTTAA
- a CDS encoding iron-containing alcohol dehydrogenase, with amino-acid sequence MNAFSFYNPVKLIFGKGQLEALKNEVPNYGKKVLVVYGGGSIKKNGLYDEVMATLNEMGVEIHELSGVEPNPRLSTAKRGIEICKQENIDMLLAVGGGSVIDCTKLIAAGAKYDGDAWDFVTRKATPAEVLPFGTVLTLAATGSEMNAGSVITNEETEEKYGWGSPLTFPKFSILDPSYTKSVPRNHTVYGIVDMMSHMFEQYYHNATNTPVQDQMIEGVLRAVIDTAPKLMEDLESYEHRETILFAGTMGLNNFLQMGYNGDWASHNIEHAVSAIYDIPHAGGLAILFPQWMRHNVPVNPARFAQMATRVFGVDPSNKSEEQIANEGIDRLVEFWTSIGAPSSLKDYDIDDSRFSDIVDKTLVYGEFGNFNKLNGEDVEKILQASL; translated from the coding sequence ATGAACGCATTTTCATTTTACAATCCTGTCAAATTGATTTTTGGCAAAGGGCAATTAGAAGCATTAAAAAATGAAGTTCCAAATTACGGAAAAAAAGTATTGGTCGTATATGGCGGAGGCAGCATCAAGAAAAACGGCCTTTATGACGAAGTGATGGCCACGCTAAATGAAATGGGCGTGGAAATCCACGAACTTTCAGGCGTAGAACCAAACCCGCGCCTTTCAACAGCCAAACGCGGCATTGAGATCTGCAAGCAAGAAAACATCGATATGCTGCTAGCGGTAGGTGGCGGTTCTGTCATCGACTGCACGAAACTCATCGCAGCAGGAGCGAAATACGATGGCGACGCATGGGATTTTGTTACACGCAAAGCAACACCTGCAGAAGTACTACCATTCGGAACAGTCTTGACATTGGCAGCAACAGGTTCCGAGATGAACGCCGGTTCCGTTATCACGAATGAAGAAACTGAAGAGAAATACGGATGGGGCAGCCCGTTGACCTTCCCGAAATTCTCTATTTTAGATCCAAGCTACACCAAGTCGGTTCCGCGCAACCATACGGTTTACGGAATAGTAGATATGATGTCCCACATGTTTGAGCAGTATTACCACAATGCAACAAACACGCCAGTACAAGACCAGATGATTGAAGGGGTATTGCGCGCGGTCATTGATACAGCTCCAAAGCTTATGGAAGACCTTGAAAGCTATGAGCACCGTGAAACGATCCTATTCGCAGGCACGATGGGACTCAACAACTTCCTGCAGATGGGCTATAACGGAGACTGGGCATCCCATAACATCGAACATGCCGTATCAGCGATCTATGATATTCCGCACGCAGGTGGCCTAGCGATTCTATTCCCGCAATGGATGCGCCATAATGTGCCGGTCAACCCAGCACGATTTGCACAGATGGCTACACGTGTGTTTGGCGTCGATCCATCAAACAAATCTGAAGAGCAGATCGCAAACGAAGGAATCGATCGCCTCGTCGAATTCTGGACATCGATCGGAGCGCCAAGCAGCCTGAAAGATTACGACATCGATGATTCCCGCTTTTCGGACATTGTCGACAAAACACTTGTCTACGGTGAATTCGGCAACTTCAATAAATTAAACGGGGAAGATGTAGAAAAAATCCTACAAGCTTCGCTATAA
- the yugI gene encoding S1 domain-containing post-transcriptional regulator GSP13, with protein MTKTYQAGDKVSGKVTGIQPYGAFVALDDQTQGLVHISEITHGYVKEVSEYLSVGQEVDVKVLDVDDKSKKISLSIRALQEQPPAAQRSEKPRQSLQSHVNESDSEGFNTLKDKMQEWIKRSGQ; from the coding sequence ATGACAAAAACGTATCAAGCAGGAGATAAAGTCTCCGGCAAAGTAACAGGAATCCAGCCATACGGTGCATTCGTTGCACTGGACGACCAAACACAAGGGCTTGTCCACATTTCAGAAATCACGCACGGTTATGTGAAAGAAGTCAGCGAATACTTGTCTGTCGGACAGGAAGTAGACGTGAAAGTATTGGACGTCGACGATAAATCGAAAAAAATCAGCTTGTCGATCCGCGCGCTGCAAGAACAGCCGCCGGCAGCTCAAAGAAGCGAAAAGCCGCGTCAATCTCTTCAGTCACATGTAAACGAGAGCGATTCTGAAGGCTTTAACACGTTGAAAGACAAAATGCAGGAATGGATCAAACGTTCCGGTCAATAA
- the pruA gene encoding L-glutamate gamma-semialdehyde dehydrogenase, which yields MIPYKHEPFTDFSIEENRKAYLEGLKTVEGYLGQDYPLIIGGERVTTEDKIVSFNPADKEEIVGRVSKSNKELAEKAMQEADAAFKTWKKVKPEVRADVLFKAAAIVRRRKHEFSALLTKEAGKPWNEADADTAEAIDFMEYYARQMLRLKDGMPVESRPGEDNRYNYIPLGVGVVISPWNFAFAIMAGTTVAAMVAGNTVLLKPASTTPVVAYKFIEVLEEAGMPKGVVNYIPGPGAEVGDYLVDHPNTRFISFTGSRQVGLRIAERSAKVNEGQIWIKRLIAEMGGKDTMVVDKEADLELAAQSIVKSAFGFSGQKCSACSRAVIVEDVYDEVLERVVELTNELTIGDTVDQSKFMGPVIDGAAYKKIMDYIEIGKKDGRLVAGGDGDDSKGFFVNPTVIADLDPTSTIMQEEIFGPVVGFSKAKDFDEAIEIANNTEYGLTGAVITNNREHLEKAREEFHVGNLYFNRGCTGAIVGYQPFGGFNMSGTDSKAGGPDYLVLHMQAQTTSEMF from the coding sequence ATGATTCCCTACAAACATGAACCATTCACAGATTTCTCGATCGAGGAGAATCGCAAAGCATACTTGGAAGGCCTGAAGACGGTTGAAGGATACCTCGGCCAGGATTACCCGCTAATTATCGGTGGAGAACGCGTAACGACTGAAGACAAGATCGTTTCATTCAACCCGGCGGATAAAGAAGAAATTGTTGGGCGCGTCTCCAAATCAAATAAAGAGCTCGCAGAAAAAGCCATGCAAGAAGCGGACGCTGCATTCAAAACATGGAAAAAAGTTAAACCTGAAGTACGTGCGGACGTCTTGTTCAAAGCGGCAGCAATCGTGCGCCGCAGAAAACATGAATTCTCGGCCCTGCTTACGAAAGAAGCGGGCAAGCCTTGGAACGAAGCGGATGCCGATACAGCAGAAGCGATCGATTTCATGGAATACTATGCACGCCAAATGCTTCGCCTAAAAGACGGCATGCCGGTTGAAAGCCGTCCGGGCGAAGACAACCGTTACAACTACATCCCACTAGGCGTCGGCGTCGTCATCTCGCCGTGGAACTTCGCGTTCGCCATCATGGCAGGCACAACAGTCGCTGCAATGGTAGCTGGGAACACAGTCCTGTTGAAGCCGGCATCCACGACACCGGTTGTCGCTTACAAATTCATCGAAGTGTTGGAAGAAGCAGGCATGCCTAAAGGGGTCGTCAACTACATCCCAGGCCCTGGCGCTGAAGTCGGCGACTACTTGGTCGATCACCCGAATACACGCTTTATCTCATTTACAGGTTCGCGCCAAGTCGGATTGCGAATCGCTGAACGTTCGGCTAAAGTCAATGAAGGCCAAATTTGGATCAAGCGCTTGATCGCTGAAATGGGCGGCAAAGATACCATGGTCGTAGACAAAGAGGCTGACTTGGAACTTGCGGCGCAATCCATCGTCAAATCGGCGTTCGGCTTCAGCGGGCAGAAGTGTTCAGCTTGCTCTCGTGCAGTCATCGTCGAAGATGTATATGACGAAGTGCTCGAACGCGTAGTGGAATTGACAAACGAATTGACGATCGGCGATACAGTCGACCAATCGAAATTCATGGGCCCTGTCATCGATGGTGCTGCTTACAAGAAAATCATGGATTACATCGAAATCGGTAAAAAAGACGGCCGTTTGGTAGCCGGTGGGGACGGTGACGATTCGAAAGGATTCTTCGTCAACCCGACGGTTATCGCTGATTTGGATCCGACTTCCACAATCATGCAAGAAGAAATCTTCGGGCCGGTTGTCGGCTTCTCGAAAGCGAAAGACTTTGATGAAGCAATCGAAATCGCGAACAACACTGAATACGGTTTGACTGGCGCGGTTATTACTAACAACCGTGAACACCTTGAAAAAGCACGTGAAGAATTCCACGTAGGTAACTTGTATTTCAACCGCGGCTGTACTGGCGCGATTGTCGGATACCAGCCATTCGGCGGATTCAATATGTCCGGTACTGACTCAAAAGCGGGCGGGCCAGACTACTTGGTACTTCATATGCAAGCACAAACAACTTCCGAGATGTTTTAA
- a CDS encoding DUF1871 family protein: MDKRALWIMEGWDPFSAGTGGNYKAEATDVIGKLHEIDDPSELAKAIQAIYESSFKQWIPLEKCVEVSYKLLAVKYEEKHII; this comes from the coding sequence ATGGATAAAAGAGCGCTGTGGATCATGGAGGGCTGGGACCCTTTCTCGGCCGGTACAGGAGGCAATTACAAGGCGGAAGCGACTGATGTAATCGGCAAGCTGCATGAAATTGATGACCCGTCAGAACTGGCGAAAGCGATTCAAGCGATCTATGAGTCAAGTTTCAAGCAATGGATCCCACTTGAGAAATGTGTGGAAGTTTCCTATAAACTATTGGCCGTAAAGTATGAAGAAAAACACATCATTTGA
- a CDS encoding helix-turn-helix domain-containing protein — translation MKKDLHTQLKMLREERNLSLDDLSLKTRIGTARLESYESGEEVPSVQTILVLSNALEVPASNLLDGLETPK, via the coding sequence TTGAAAAAAGATTTGCACACCCAATTGAAAATGCTGCGGGAAGAACGCAACCTGTCGCTTGACGACTTGTCTTTGAAGACACGCATCGGCACAGCACGCCTTGAATCCTACGAAAGCGGCGAGGAAGTACCATCAGTCCAGACGATCCTGGTGCTATCAAATGCACTCGAAGTACCCGCTTCCAACTTGCTTGATGGACTGGAAACACCAAAATAA
- a CDS encoding ornithine--oxo-acid transaminase — protein sequence MTQTQSIIEKTEQYGAKNYHPLPIVISKAEGVWVTDPEGNKFMDMLSAYSAVNQGHRHPKIIQALKDQADRVTLTSRAFHNDQLAPWYEMICKISGKEMALPMNTGAEAVETAIKAARRWAYDVKGVEDGKAEIIACEGNFHGRTMTAVSLSSDAEYRRGFGPMLPGINIVPFGDLEALKNAITPNTAAFLIEPIQGEAGIIMPPKGFLKAARELCRENNVLFIADEIQCGLARTGKMFACEWEDVDPDMYILGKALGGGVFPISCVVADHDVLGVFNPGSHGSTFGGNPLACAVSIASMQVIQDENLTERSQELGTYFMDELKKIDHPVIKEVRGRGLFIGMELTEAARPYCEQLKELGLLCKETHDTVIRFAPPLIITKEELDWALERIHQVFTK from the coding sequence ATGACACAAACACAGTCAATCATTGAAAAAACAGAACAGTACGGGGCAAAGAACTACCATCCACTGCCGATCGTCATCTCGAAAGCAGAAGGCGTTTGGGTAACTGACCCGGAAGGCAATAAATTCATGGACATGCTCTCTGCTTATTCAGCAGTGAACCAAGGCCACCGCCACCCGAAAATCATTCAAGCATTGAAAGACCAAGCGGACCGCGTAACCTTGACATCACGCGCTTTCCATAACGATCAATTGGCGCCATGGTACGAAATGATCTGCAAGATTTCTGGTAAAGAAATGGCCTTGCCGATGAACACAGGGGCGGAAGCGGTCGAAACGGCTATTAAAGCTGCCCGCCGTTGGGCATACGACGTCAAAGGTGTCGAAGATGGAAAAGCGGAAATCATTGCTTGTGAAGGTAACTTCCATGGCCGTACGATGACCGCTGTCTCGCTTTCATCAGACGCTGAATACCGCAGAGGCTTCGGTCCGATGCTACCAGGTATCAATATTGTCCCGTTTGGCGATTTGGAAGCATTGAAAAATGCGATTACACCCAATACGGCAGCCTTCCTGATCGAGCCGATCCAAGGCGAAGCAGGAATCATCATGCCGCCAAAAGGTTTCTTGAAAGCAGCACGCGAACTTTGCCGTGAAAACAACGTATTGTTCATCGCTGACGAAATCCAGTGCGGCCTTGCACGCACAGGCAAAATGTTCGCTTGCGAATGGGAAGATGTGGATCCGGATATGTACATTCTCGGAAAAGCGCTTGGGGGAGGCGTATTCCCGATTTCTTGCGTCGTTGCAGACCATGACGTACTCGGTGTCTTCAACCCGGGATCACATGGCTCCACGTTCGGCGGCAACCCGTTAGCGTGCGCCGTATCCATTGCTTCCATGCAGGTCATCCAAGACGAAAACCTCACGGAACGCTCGCAAGAACTTGGCACTTACTTCATGGATGAATTGAAGAAAATCGACCATCCTGTCATCAAAGAAGTCCGCGGACGCGGCTTGTTCATCGGAATGGAATTGACGGAAGCAGCGCGCCCTTATTGCGAACAGCTGAAAGAGCTCGGGCTTTTGTGCAAAGAAACACATGACACAGTCATCCGTTTTGCCCCACCATTGATCATCACGAAAGAGGAGCTGGACTGGGCACTCGAACGCATTCACCAAGTGTTCACAAAATAA
- a CDS encoding peptidylprolyl isomerase: MKKSLWLAMFLLAALALAACGNAGEQQETSGKEPAATEDVQGYPQLEPGLTEETVVDMNTSEGTIRIRLFPEIAPKAVENFLGHAESGYYDGVTFHRVIEGFMLQGGDPTGTGSGGESIYGEPFEDEFSDRLFNFRGALSMANAGPGTNGSQFFIVQAKEIKEGSASDYPEEITAAYEEMGGTPWLDGMHTVFGQVDEGMDVVDQIAAVEKGAGDKPLEDIVIESIDIIEQ; the protein is encoded by the coding sequence ATGAAAAAAAGTTTATGGCTAGCGATGTTCCTACTTGCGGCACTGGCCTTGGCAGCTTGCGGAAATGCTGGAGAGCAACAGGAGACAAGCGGTAAGGAGCCTGCTGCAACAGAAGATGTGCAAGGCTATCCGCAGCTTGAACCAGGCTTAACCGAAGAAACGGTAGTCGATATGAATACATCAGAAGGTACGATCCGTATCCGCCTGTTCCCGGAAATCGCACCGAAAGCAGTGGAGAATTTCCTCGGGCATGCGGAATCCGGTTATTATGACGGCGTCACTTTCCATCGCGTTATCGAAGGTTTCATGTTGCAAGGTGGTGACCCGACAGGCACAGGAAGCGGCGGCGAAAGCATTTATGGCGAGCCGTTCGAAGATGAATTCAGTGACCGGCTATTCAACTTCCGCGGCGCCTTGTCGATGGCCAATGCAGGGCCGGGCACCAACGGCAGCCAATTCTTCATCGTACAGGCAAAAGAAATCAAGGAAGGCAGTGCCTCTGATTATCCCGAGGAAATCACTGCTGCGTACGAGGAAATGGGCGGAACGCCTTGGCTGGATGGGATGCATACCGTCTTTGGCCAAGTTGACGAAGGCATGGACGTCGTCGACCAAATCGCCGCAGTCGAAAAGGGCGCAGGAGATAAACCGTTAGAAGACATCGTCATCGAATCGATCGACATCATTGAGCAATAA
- a CDS encoding sodium-dependent transporter, with the protein MKAREQWTSKIGFILAAAGSAIGLGAIWKFPYETGANGGSVFILLFILSTVLIGLPILLAEFVIGRRGQADAVSGLKKQAPGKPWYLIGWSGFIFSFLILSFYSVVGGWVLSYLVRAVTLQLSGLGDADFAELFGGIISNPWEVLIAQAAFMALTIWIVQGGIKDGIERASKIMMPALLIFFVILMIRSLTLDGAIEGVRFMFVPDWSFFNFETALVALGQAFFSLSVGVAGMITYASYLKKSENLTRSAVSVVTLNIVISIMAGLIIFPAVFALDYLPDQGPGLVFIILPAIFDQLFMGQFLIIIFFILLLFATLTSSISMLEITVSIAVKNKYDRRRRLAFIIGLAIFVVGIPSALSFGVMSEPVFFGYTFFDFVDILTSRIGLPLGALFISLFAGYVLTNKNAHDELTQQQTWVEVWRVLVRYVAPIAIIVVFINGIIDIFS; encoded by the coding sequence ATGAAAGCACGTGAACAATGGACGTCCAAGATCGGTTTCATACTCGCAGCTGCCGGCAGTGCAATCGGCCTCGGGGCGATCTGGAAGTTCCCATACGAAACCGGAGCGAACGGGGGCAGCGTTTTTATTTTGCTGTTCATCTTGAGCACTGTCTTGATCGGCTTGCCGATTTTGCTTGCTGAGTTCGTCATCGGGCGCCGCGGACAAGCAGATGCCGTCAGCGGACTCAAAAAACAAGCACCCGGAAAACCGTGGTATTTGATCGGTTGGTCCGGATTTATTTTTTCTTTCCTGATCCTTTCCTTCTACAGTGTAGTCGGCGGTTGGGTACTATCGTATCTGGTACGCGCAGTCACCTTGCAGTTGTCAGGACTGGGCGATGCAGATTTCGCCGAGTTGTTCGGCGGCATCATCAGCAATCCATGGGAAGTGCTGATCGCACAAGCGGCGTTCATGGCATTGACTATTTGGATCGTCCAAGGCGGCATCAAGGACGGCATTGAACGCGCCAGCAAAATCATGATGCCAGCCTTGCTGATTTTCTTCGTTATCTTGATGATCCGTTCGCTGACACTTGATGGGGCAATAGAAGGCGTCCGCTTTATGTTCGTGCCCGACTGGTCGTTCTTCAATTTCGAAACGGCACTTGTCGCTCTCGGGCAAGCGTTCTTCTCCTTGAGTGTCGGCGTTGCCGGAATGATCACTTATGCATCTTACCTCAAGAAATCCGAGAATCTGACGCGTTCAGCTGTCAGCGTGGTGACTCTGAACATCGTTATTTCCATCATGGCCGGATTGATCATCTTCCCTGCGGTATTTGCACTTGACTACTTGCCGGATCAGGGACCAGGCCTTGTCTTCATTATCCTGCCGGCCATTTTCGACCAATTGTTCATGGGCCAATTCCTGATCATCATTTTCTTCATCCTGTTATTGTTCGCGACTTTGACTTCATCCATCTCGATGCTTGAGATCACCGTCTCGATCGCCGTGAAGAACAAATACGACCGCCGCCGCCGTTTGGCATTCATCATTGGCCTTGCAATCTTTGTGGTCGGCATTCCGAGCGCTTTGTCATTCGGCGTTATGAGTGAGCCGGTATTCTTCGGTTATACGTTCTTCGACTTTGTCGACATCTTGACGAGCCGTATCGGCTTGCCGCTTGGCGCATTGTTCATCTCCCTATTTGCCGGATATGTGTTGACCAATAAAAATGCACATGACGAATTGACGCAACAACAGACCTGGGTCGAAGTATGGCGCGTACTTGTGCGCTATGTCGCGCCAATCGCGATTATCGTCGTGTTCATCAACGGCATCATCGATATTTTCTCTTGA
- a CDS encoding MalY/PatB family protein, with protein MNLFEQVHDRSNSRSVKWGRMEKVYGIHDASDILPMWVADMDFPAPPPVTDALRERLEHPIFGYSYICEECKTAAANWLEKRHGLGVETDWMLFHQGVIPAMASIIDVFTDTGDHVLVTPPVYPPFFSIPENLGRSVLYSQLTEQDGEYAIDWPDFESKLEKARLFILCNPHNPSGKLWAAEELEKLVELCARHDVLILSDEIHSDLIHAGETHTPLLSVAGSERDRIFTCIAPTKTFNLAGIQAAMIVTADPDKRMRLERHMQAHGTGSLNAFAPVAWKAAYEQGEPWLNQLLEVLAHHIEYAVERLEREVPGLKIRKPQSTYLLWIDYRALGLTEEEAMSHLLEKGKVALEPGSKYGAAGRGFLRMNIACPKQTLEEGISRITSAFR; from the coding sequence TTGAATTTGTTCGAACAAGTGCATGACCGCAGCAATAGCCGTTCCGTGAAATGGGGACGGATGGAGAAAGTCTACGGAATCCATGATGCATCGGATATTTTGCCGATGTGGGTCGCCGACATGGACTTTCCGGCTCCGCCTCCAGTGACGGATGCTTTGCGAGAACGATTGGAACATCCGATTTTCGGCTATTCGTACATATGCGAAGAATGCAAAACGGCTGCCGCGAACTGGCTCGAAAAGCGTCATGGTTTAGGGGTTGAAACGGATTGGATGCTGTTTCATCAAGGCGTCATTCCTGCCATGGCAAGCATTATCGATGTCTTTACGGACACTGGCGATCACGTGTTGGTAACGCCACCTGTCTACCCGCCGTTTTTTTCCATCCCCGAAAATCTGGGGCGTAGCGTGTTGTATTCACAATTGACAGAGCAAGATGGCGAATACGCGATCGATTGGCCTGATTTTGAAAGCAAACTCGAAAAAGCCCGTTTATTCATCCTGTGCAATCCCCACAATCCAAGCGGCAAATTATGGGCGGCAGAGGAGCTGGAGAAATTGGTCGAATTGTGCGCACGCCATGATGTCTTGATCCTGTCAGATGAAATCCATAGCGACTTGATCCATGCAGGTGAAACCCACACCCCGCTTCTTTCGGTTGCCGGCAGTGAGCGGGACCGAATCTTCACGTGCATCGCCCCGACGAAAACATTCAACCTTGCCGGCATCCAGGCGGCCATGATCGTAACGGCCGATCCCGACAAGCGCATGCGTTTGGAACGGCATATGCAAGCGCACGGCACCGGCTCTTTGAATGCCTTTGCGCCGGTTGCATGGAAAGCCGCATACGAGCAGGGTGAACCGTGGCTCAATCAATTGCTTGAAGTGTTGGCTCATCATATCGAGTACGCGGTGGAACGGCTTGAACGGGAAGTCCCTGGATTGAAAATCCGCAAGCCGCAATCAACGTATCTATTATGGATCGATTACCGGGCGCTTGGCTTAACTGAAGAAGAAGCGATGTCACACTTGCTTGAAAAAGGAAAAGTGGCGCTTGAACCAGGCTCGAAATACGGAGCAGCCGGACGCGGTTTCCTCCGAATGAATATCGCATGCCCGAAGCAGACTTTGGAAGAGGGCATCAGCCGAATCACAAGCGCATTCCGTTGA
- a CDS encoding Glu/Leu/Phe/Val family dehydrogenase has product MAENLNLLTSTQDVIKTALDKLGYEDSMYELLKEPMRFMEVRIPVRMDDGKTKVFTGFRAQHNDAVGPTKGGVRFHPDVNRDEVIALSMWMTLKCGIVDLPYGGGKGGIICDPREMSMHEIEKLSRGYVRAISQIVGPNKDIPAPDVFTNSQIMAWMFDEYSKIDEFNSPGFITGKPIVLGGSQGRDKATAQGVTIVINEAAKKRGLDMKGARVVIQGFGNAGSFLAKFLHDAGAKVVGISDAYGALHDPEGLDIDYLLDRRDSFGTVTTLFDNTITNKELFEIDCDILVPAAIANQITEENAHDIKASIVVEAANGPTTAEATKILTDRGILLVPDVLASSGGVTLSYFEWVQNNQGYYWTQEEVDEKLEKKLVEAFENVYNVATNRNIDMRLAAYMVGARRTAEASRFRGWV; this is encoded by the coding sequence ATGGCTGAAAACTTGAACTTGTTGACGTCAACGCAGGATGTCATTAAAACTGCATTGGATAAACTTGGATACGAAGATTCGATGTATGAACTTCTGAAAGAACCGATGCGCTTCATGGAGGTTCGCATCCCTGTCCGCATGGATGATGGGAAAACGAAAGTGTTCACGGGATTCCGTGCCCAGCACAACGATGCTGTCGGCCCTACAAAAGGGGGAGTCCGCTTCCACCCGGATGTGAACCGCGATGAAGTTATCGCGCTTTCCATGTGGATGACATTGAAATGCGGAATCGTAGACTTGCCATACGGCGGCGGTAAAGGCGGCATCATTTGCGATCCGCGCGAAATGTCCATGCACGAAATCGAAAAGCTGAGCCGCGGTTATGTCCGCGCCATCAGCCAGATTGTCGGGCCGAACAAGGACATCCCCGCGCCGGATGTATTCACTAACTCGCAAATCATGGCCTGGATGTTCGACGAATACAGCAAGATTGACGAATTCAACTCACCAGGATTCATTACAGGTAAGCCGATTGTACTCGGCGGCTCACAAGGCCGTGACAAAGCAACTGCACAAGGTGTCACGATCGTGATCAATGAAGCGGCGAAAAAGCGCGGACTTGACATGAAAGGCGCGCGTGTCGTCATTCAAGGATTCGGCAACGCAGGCAGTTTCTTGGCGAAATTCCTTCACGATGCAGGAGCCAAAGTTGTCGGTATTTCCGATGCTTACGGCGCTCTTCACGACCCGGAAGGCTTGGATATCGATTATCTCCTCGACCGCCGCGACAGCTTCGGGACCGTTACGACGCTTTTCGACAATACCATCACCAATAAAGAATTGTTCGAAATCGATTGTGATATCCTGGTCCCTGCAGCAATCGCCAACCAAATCACAGAAGAAAACGCGCACGATATCAAAGCTTCCATTGTAGTGGAAGCAGCTAACGGGCCGACAACTGCTGAAGCGACGAAAATCTTGACGGATCGCGGAATCTTGCTAGTACCTGATGTACTCGCAAGTTCAGGCGGCGTTACCTTATCGTACTTCGAATGGGTGCAAAATAACCAAGGTTATTACTGGACGCAGGAAGAAGTCGACGAGAAGTTAGAAAAGAAATTGGTAGAGGCTTTTGAGAACGTATACAATGTAGCCACTAACCGGAACATCGACATGCGCCTTGCCGCGTATATGGTCGGTGCAAGAAGAACTGCAGAAGCCTCACGCTTCCGTGGATGGGTATAA